Proteins found in one Bremerella volcania genomic segment:
- a CDS encoding M24 family metallopeptidase, with protein MLGIDIDACRSRQKRLLNALQSQLLDAIVVTQNEHVQWLAGPRYDFKFSPAAVLFADGRLALVAPNEAPESAAADDVRTYEAQWLCTLRNDQRAASSAKVLDILQQAATVKRLGVEYSSYPVHVSSQFSAELIDVEPEIYRQRRKKDADELAKIRMAISGTEKMYEKAREIICPGINELEVFNQLQAAAVVQFGEALTGTGNDYASGEMGGPARDRRVEDGELYILDLGPAFRGYFADNSRAIAVNGKPTDEQQEAWTYIMKVFAHLESVVKPGKSCKELFLEVQDILKQAPIGEFPHHLGHGIGLYPHEAPHLNSSWDDTFAVGDVFTCEPGLYDARLKFGMRLENDYLVTETGIENLSPFKMELA; from the coding sequence ATGCTTGGAATCGACATCGACGCTTGCCGTAGTCGCCAGAAACGCTTGTTAAATGCCTTGCAAAGCCAATTGCTTGACGCCATCGTCGTCACGCAGAACGAGCACGTCCAATGGCTGGCCGGGCCTCGCTACGATTTCAAGTTTTCGCCAGCTGCGGTCCTGTTCGCCGATGGCCGCCTGGCACTGGTCGCTCCGAACGAAGCCCCCGAATCGGCCGCCGCGGATGACGTTCGTACTTACGAAGCCCAGTGGCTCTGCACGCTCCGCAACGATCAACGAGCCGCGTCGAGCGCGAAAGTCCTCGATATCCTCCAACAAGCTGCCACGGTCAAGCGACTGGGCGTCGAGTACTCCAGCTATCCGGTCCATGTCTCGAGTCAGTTCAGCGCCGAGCTGATCGACGTCGAGCCAGAGATCTACCGTCAGCGCCGCAAGAAAGACGCCGACGAACTGGCCAAGATCCGCATGGCTATCAGCGGCACCGAAAAGATGTACGAAAAGGCCCGCGAGATCATTTGCCCCGGCATCAACGAACTGGAGGTCTTCAATCAGCTGCAAGCGGCCGCCGTCGTCCAGTTTGGTGAAGCACTCACAGGCACCGGCAACGACTACGCCAGCGGCGAAATGGGAGGCCCTGCCCGCGATCGCCGCGTGGAAGATGGCGAGCTGTACATTCTCGATCTCGGCCCGGCCTTCCGCGGCTACTTCGCCGACAACAGCCGCGCGATCGCCGTCAACGGCAAGCCAACTGACGAGCAGCAGGAAGCCTGGACCTACATCATGAAGGTCTTCGCGCATCTCGAATCGGTTGTGAAGCCAGGCAAGAGTTGCAAGGAACTGTTCCTGGAAGTTCAAGACATCCTGAAACAAGCCCCCATCGGCGAGTTCCCCCATCACCTGGGCCACGGCATCGGCTTGTACCCCCACGAGGCCCCGCACTTGAACTCAAGCTGGGACGATACCTTCGCCGTCGGCGACGTCTTTACCTGCGAACCAGGCCTCTACGATGCCCGCCTGAAATTCGGCATGCGTCTGGAAAACGACTACCTGGTCACCGAAACCGGCATCGAAAACCTCTCGCCATTCAAGATGGAACTGGCTTAA